Proteins co-encoded in one Nicotiana sylvestris chromosome 7, ASM39365v2, whole genome shotgun sequence genomic window:
- the LOC104218553 gene encoding uncharacterized protein, with the protein MGTTTAQCIREVTREVLGVSKGYSGCHRGKWWWNGEVQEKVDTKKAAYLKLAESVDEKEKRANREHDKLAKKEAKLAITAAKAAAFSRLYKELEGRGGDKRFFRKIRVDEVEGAMCKMSKNKVTGPNEILEEF; encoded by the exons ATGGGGACCACGACTGCGCAATGCATTAGGGAAGTCACAAGAGAGGTATTAGGGGTCTCAAAGGGTTACTCTGGTTGTCACAGGGGAAAATGGTGGTGGAATGGAGAGGTGCAAGAAAAAGTGGATACGAAGAAAGCAGCGTATCTAAAGCTAGCAGAAAGTGTAGACGAGAAGGAGAAAAGGGCGAATAGGGAGCATGATAAGTTGGCTAAGAAAGAGGCAAAGCTAGCAATTACGGCGGCCAAGGCTGCAGCTTTTAGTCGTTTGTATAAGGAACTCGAGGGCCGAGGTGGGGATAAGAGGTTTTTCAG GAAGATTAGAGTTGATGAAGTTGAGGGGGCTATGTGTAAGATGAGCAAGAATAAAGTGACAGGGCCGAATGAAATTCTAGAAGAGTTTTAG